The following are from one region of the Achromobacter xylosoxidans genome:
- a CDS encoding type 1 glutamine amidotransferase domain-containing protein, giving the protein MNILIVLTSHDTLGNTGRKTGFWLEEFAAPYYAFVDAGAKVTLASPAGGQPPLDPKSDDPDAQTDDTRRFRQDADAQRQLAATLRLAQVQAADYDAVFYPGGHGPLWDLAEDSNSVALIETMLAAGKPVAAVCHAPGVLRHAKTADGKPLVQGRQVTGFSNAEEAAVQLSDVVPFLVEDELKQLGGQYTSGPDWQPHVVGDGLLVTGQNPASSVGVAQALLDRLKD; this is encoded by the coding sequence ATGAACATCCTGATCGTGCTGACTTCCCACGACACGCTGGGCAACACCGGCCGCAAGACCGGCTTCTGGCTCGAGGAGTTCGCTGCGCCGTACTACGCCTTCGTCGACGCCGGCGCCAAGGTCACGCTGGCTTCGCCCGCGGGCGGCCAGCCGCCGCTGGACCCCAAGAGCGACGACCCCGACGCCCAGACCGACGACACGCGGCGCTTTCGCCAGGATGCGGACGCGCAGCGGCAACTGGCCGCCACCTTGCGGCTGGCGCAGGTGCAGGCGGCCGACTACGACGCCGTGTTCTACCCTGGCGGCCACGGCCCCTTGTGGGACCTGGCGGAAGATTCCAATTCGGTTGCGCTGATCGAAACCATGCTGGCGGCGGGCAAGCCCGTCGCGGCCGTCTGCCATGCGCCCGGCGTGTTGCGCCACGCCAAGACGGCCGACGGCAAGCCGCTGGTGCAGGGCAGGCAGGTCACCGGCTTTTCCAATGCCGAAGAGGCGGCTGTCCAGTTGAGCGACGTGGTGCCCTTCCTGGTCGAGGATGAACTGAAGCAGTTGGGCGGGCAGTACACCAGCGGCCCGGACTGGCAGCCGCACGTGGTCGGCGACGGCCTGCTGGTCACGGGCCAGAATCCAGCGTCTTCCGTGGGCGTGGCGCAGGCGCTGCTGGACCGGTTGAAGGATTGA
- a CDS encoding NADP-dependent oxidoreductase, whose protein sequence is MPQSSSINRRIVLAARPQGEPADSDFRLETGEVPQPGPGQVLLRTVYLSLDPYMRGRMSDAPSYAEPVQVGAVMVGGTVTRVEASNHPDYRAGEWVLAQSGWQDYALSDGAGLLRLGPNPEHPSYSLGVLGMPGFTGYMGLLDIGQPKAGETVVVAAASGAVGAVVGQIAKIHGCKVIGIAGGADKCRYVVQELGFDDCLDHKAPDLPGRLARAVPQGIDVYFENVGGAVFDAVLPLLNPRARIPVCGLISAYNATSQPQGPDRLGLLMRTILTKRLKMQGFIIFNEYAHRYGEFREAMEDLIKQGRIKYREDVVDGLENAPRGLIGLLRGENAGKRIVRVGPDERSAT, encoded by the coding sequence ATGCCGCAATCGTCTTCCATCAACCGCCGCATCGTGCTCGCCGCACGCCCGCAGGGCGAGCCGGCGGACAGCGATTTCCGCCTGGAAACCGGCGAGGTGCCGCAACCCGGCCCCGGCCAGGTGCTGCTGCGCACCGTGTACCTGTCGCTCGATCCCTATATGCGCGGCCGCATGAGCGACGCGCCGTCCTATGCCGAACCGGTGCAGGTCGGCGCCGTCATGGTCGGCGGCACGGTCACGCGGGTCGAAGCCTCGAATCATCCCGACTACCGTGCGGGGGAGTGGGTGCTGGCGCAATCCGGCTGGCAGGATTACGCCTTGTCGGATGGCGCCGGCCTGCTGCGGCTGGGGCCCAATCCCGAACATCCGTCCTACTCGCTGGGCGTGCTGGGCATGCCTGGGTTCACCGGCTACATGGGCTTGCTGGACATCGGCCAGCCCAAGGCGGGCGAAACCGTGGTGGTGGCCGCGGCCAGCGGCGCGGTCGGGGCGGTGGTCGGCCAGATCGCCAAGATCCATGGCTGCAAGGTGATCGGCATCGCGGGCGGCGCGGACAAGTGCCGCTACGTGGTCCAGGAACTGGGCTTTGACGACTGCCTGGACCACAAGGCGCCCGATCTGCCGGGCCGCCTGGCGCGCGCCGTGCCGCAGGGCATCGACGTGTATTTCGAGAACGTCGGCGGCGCGGTCTTCGACGCGGTGCTGCCGCTCTTGAACCCGCGCGCGCGGATACCGGTCTGCGGCCTGATTTCGGCCTACAACGCCACCAGCCAGCCGCAAGGGCCGGACCGCCTGGGCCTGCTGATGCGCACCATCCTCACCAAGCGCCTCAAGATGCAGGGCTTCATCATCTTCAACGAATACGCGCACCGCTACGGCGAATTCCGCGAGGCGATGGAAGACTTGATCAAGCAAGGCCGCATCAAGTACCGCGAGGATGTGGTCGATGGGCTGGAGAACGCGCCGCGCGGCCTGATCGGGCTGCTCAGGGGTGAAAACGCCGGCAAGCGCATCGTGCGCGTCGGCCCGGACGAAAGGAGCGCCACATGA
- a CDS encoding HD-GYP domain-containing protein, whose product MPPDVPEYPAGSCVAALFAAMRARDPATGRHSERVVALSVALARACGLPESEQEVVAVAARLHDIGKIGTPDRVLYSPKRLDPDDWAIMKAHAAVGADIIMHSDIPQRELIARAVRHHHEHFDGSGYPAGLRGENIPLHSRIISLADSYDALGDARPYHPARTHAEIMRILHQEAGAKCDPALLRTFESMIAKSPLRVP is encoded by the coding sequence ATGCCTCCAGACGTACCCGAATATCCAGCAGGCTCCTGCGTGGCGGCCTTGTTTGCCGCCATGCGGGCGCGCGACCCGGCCACCGGCCGCCATTCCGAAAGAGTTGTTGCGCTGAGCGTGGCGCTGGCCCGAGCCTGCGGCCTGCCGGAATCCGAACAGGAGGTGGTCGCGGTCGCTGCCCGCCTGCATGACATCGGCAAGATCGGCACGCCGGACCGAGTGCTGTATTCGCCCAAGCGGCTGGACCCGGACGATTGGGCAATCATGAAGGCGCACGCCGCGGTGGGCGCCGACATCATCATGCACAGCGACATCCCGCAACGCGAGCTGATCGCGCGGGCGGTGCGCCATCACCACGAGCATTTTGACGGATCAGGCTATCCCGCAGGCCTGCGCGGCGAGAACATCCCGCTGCATTCGCGCATCATTTCCCTGGCCGATTCCTACGATGCCCTGGGCGATGCGCGTCCCTATCACCCCGCGCGCACGCACGCGGAGATCATGCGCATCCTGCACCAGGAAGCCGGCGCCAAATGCGATCCGGCGCTGTTGCGCACATTCGAATCGATGATCGCGAAGAGCCCGCTAAGGGTTCCGTAG